TACATCGAAGGAAGGCTGACCACTAGGTCCTGGGAAGATAAAGACGGGAACAAGCGGTATACCACTGAAGTCCGGGCGGAGAACATGATCATGCTGGGAGGTCCCGGTTCCGGTTCCGCTTCCGCCCCTGGTTCCGACCATACAGCAACTGAAAATGAGGCGCCAAGCTCCGCCTCCACGATTGAGGATGACATCCCTTTTTAGCCACTCAATGGGAGAAAAAACATGAGTGAGACATTAGCCATTGTCGTAGGCGGCGGGCCCGCGCCGGGAATCAACGGCGTCATCAGCGCGGCCGGCATCGAGGCGCTCAACCAGGGCAAAACCGTGCTCGGAATCCTGGACGGATTCAAGTGGCTCTCCAAGGGAGACACCGCCCATGTCATGCCCATCTCTCTCTCCCATGTTTCAAGGATCCATCTGAAAGGCGGATCCATCATCCGGACATCAAGAGAGAACCCCACCAAGAGCCCTGAGAAGATGGCTCATGTGATCCGGGCGCTCAGCGAACTTAAGGTGCGATACCTGGTTACCATCGGCGGGGATGACACGGCCTATACATCAAGCCAGGTGGAAAAGGAGGCGAAAGGAAAGATTGCGGTCTGCCATGTTCCCAAGACCATTGACAACGACCTTCCGCTTCCTCCCGGCATCCCCACCTTCGGATATGAAACAGCCCGGGAACTGGGAACAAAGCTCGTTGAAAACCTCATGGAGGATGCCAAGACCGCTGCACGGTGGTATTTTGTCATCGCCATGGGGCGCTCTGCCGGACACCTGGCACTGGGCATGGGAACCGGCGCCGGCGCCACCATGGCCCTGATCCCCGAGGAACTGGGCAAGACCTATTCCCTGCGCAAGGTCTTGAACATTCTGGAAGGCGCAATCATCAAACGTCTCTCCATGGGCAAGGACCATGGCGTGGCCGTGATTGCTGAAGGGGTTGCCGCTCGTCTTGACCCTCAAGAGTTCTCTTTCGTGAAGGACGCACCCAGGGATGAGCACGGCAACATCCGCTTGGCCGAAATCCCCTTCGGCACCATCCTCAAAGATGAAGTGACCAAAGATCTCAAAGAGATGGGGATCAAGATCACCATCGTGGCCAAGGACATCGGCTATGAGCTCCGCTGCAACCCGCCGACCGCCTTTGACCGCCAATACACACGAAATCTCGGGTACAGCGCGGCACGTTTTCTTCTCGACGGGGGCTCCGGCGCCATGATCTTATTCAAGGACGGGAAAACCACCCCTATCCCCTTTGCCGACCTCATGGATCCCAAGACCGGCAAAACCCGCATCCGGACCGTGGATATCCACTCCGAAATCTACCAGACGGCCCGGCGCTATATGATCCGGCTGAATCCCGATGATCTCAAGGGGGATGCCCTCAAACGCCTGGCCGACACGGCAAAGATGAGCCCCGATGAATTCAAAAAGCGGTTCGGGGAGTTCTGATTCTGAATAACCGAAAGAGCATTGTTCTCCTAAACCGTACAAGGAGGGGCCTTTATGCAGATCCTGGAGACCGACCTGCCCGGGATCGGGAAAAAATACTCCGTCTCAACTCGATCCGACGTCACCTATTCGATCATCATCCATAATTCCGGAAAAAGAGAAATCTACAGGTTCGAAAAAGATCAAGAGATCCCTTCGTCCGTCACCGACCTCACAGATGAGGAAGCCCGGCAGGTGGGGGCCATCCTGTCAGGCAGTTACTTCCAGCCGACCACACTGGACCGGATGGAACTGGTGATGAAAGAAATGATTATCGAATGGTACTCATTGGATGATCCGTCTGTTTTGGCGGGTCACACCATTCAGGATCTGGCCATTAGGAAAAAATCAGGGGCATCAATCATCGCCGTGCTTCGCGGTGAAAAGGTGATCCCCAGCCCGGCGCCGGAGGAAGAACTCAAGATCGGGGACACGCTCATGGTGGTCGGAAACCGCGAACAAATCCTCTGTTTCAAGAAAAACTTTTTAGGAGATGTAAAATGACCTGGGAGATGTTAACCGGCTCCACGGTCATTCTTATCTCCCTCTTTCTTGCGGGGAGACTTGCCCTCCACATCGGACAGTCCGTCATCCCGGCTTATATTCTTGTGGGCATATCCGCCCGCCCTCTCATCGGCCATACCCACCTGATCCATTTCTTTGCAGAACTGGGGGTTATCCTTCTCCTCTTTTTTATCGGCATGGAATTCTCCATGGATCGTTTCTTTTCATCGGCGAAAAGAATCTTCCGGGGAGGCATCATCGATCTGCTCATCAATTTTTCTATCGGTCTTTCTATCGGATTTCTTTTGGGATGGCGCTGGCTTGATTCCCTGATCCTGGGAGGGATTGTCTATGTGAGCAGTTCGGCCATCATTTCAAAGATGATCATCGATCAGAAACGCGCCGCCTATCCTGAAACCGAGACTATTCTCGGGATCCTGGTCTTTGAGGACCTGGTCATGGCCGTTTTCATCACCATGGTTTCCGCTGTAGCCACGACACCGGGGACAAGCCCGGTGTATCTTCTCTGGAGCCTCTCCAAGGGGGTTCTTTTCTGTGCCGCTTTCTTTCTGATTATCCGGAAGAGAAAAGGGTGGATCGACCGCCTCTACCACGTCGAATCTCCGGAACTTTTCCTGTTTCTGATTATGGGATCCATTTTCTGCGTAAGCCTGTTCGCCCGCAGTCTGGGCCTGACGGAAGCCATCGGGGCCTTGTTTCTGGGAATGACCTTGTCCGGCACACCGCATAAACCCCGACTGGAAGCGGCGCTCATTCCTTACCGTGATCTCTTGGCCGCTCTCTTTTTCTTATCTTTCGGCCTCCAGATCAAAATACAGGAGTGGCTTGGCCTAATCCCGTTTTGCCTGGCACTGATCGGGATCTCTTTAACCGGGAAACTTATCACAGGTTATCTTGTGGGAAGGCTGGACGGACTGACACACCGGGGGGCCGTAAACACGGGCCTTTTTCTGGTGGTTCGCGGAGAGTTTTCCATCATATTGGCCGGCATCGCAACCGCCACGCCTGAAAATATCCTGTACCTTAAAAGCGTTACGGCCATCTATGTCCTGGTCCTTTCCATAATCGGCTCATGCCTCATGCAGAACACAGAACGGGTCCACGGCATGATCCACCGGATCGGAAAGTTTATTCCAGGCGCCATACCGGAAACCAAAGAATCCTGAGCGCATTCTGTAACGGGAACCTCTTAGATAGACACTGCTCAGCCGTCTTTTCTCCCGAACTCCATTACAGGCTTCTTCATTTCCAGGATCTTTAATGCCTTTAGCAGGGCCACGGCCTCCTGAAGCTGATAGTCGGTCTCTTCAGTCTTCTTCTCTTCCTGAATCCCTGTCTTATCCTGATCCTGTTCAGGTTTCTTTACCGGTTCCGGTTCCACATCCTCCGGGGCATTGTCCAGATCGGGATTCATCAGGTGGCGCTCCAGATCCGACTCCTTGATCATATGGCCATCCTGCTCTCCGGGTTTGATAATGACCCGGTCTTCAACAACCACATCAGGCGTTATCCCCACATTCTGGATGGACTTATCCCTCGGTGTATAATATTTTGCCGTGGTCAGGCGCAGTCCGGAGCCGTCGCTCAAGGGGATCACGGTCTGTACCGACCCCTTTCCGAAGGTCTGTGTCCCCATAATAACGGCCCGGCCCCAATCCTGAAGGGCTCCGGCCACAATTTCACTGGCGCTCGCACTCCCTCCGTTGACCAGGACGACCATGGGAACCTTCGGAAAATCGTTACCCTCCCTGATTTTGTAATCATGCCTTTCTTCGGTGCGGCCCTGGGTGTAAACGACCAGGGTCCCCTTGGGCAGGAATTTCCCGCAGACTTCAACCGCCTGATCCAGCAGTCCGCCGGGGTTATTGCGGAGATCCAGAATCATGGAACTGATCTTGCCCTCCTTGGTCAATTGTTTCAGCGCGTTTTCGAGCTCCTTCCCGCTATCCTGCTGAAATTGGGTGAGATGAAGATACCCGATCTCGTTGTCAATCATCTTAGATTTGATGCTCTTGACATTAATGATTGCCCGTGTGATTTCAAATTTCTTCGGCTTTTTAAATTCCCTGCGCATGATGGTCAGGGTCACCTTGGAGCCGGGCTCTCCGCGCATCATCTTGACCGCGTCCATCAGGCTCATGTCCTTGGTGGACTTGTCGTCCACGCTCAGAATCACATCGCCGGCCTTGAGGCCCGCCTTGTATCCTGGTGTGTCCTCTATAGGGGCGATAATGGTCAGCTCCTTGTCTTTGACCGCAATCTGGATCCCGATCCCGCCGAACTTCCCCTGCGTATCGACCTGGAGTTCCTTGTAGGTATCCGCATCCATGAAAGCGGAATGGGGATCCAGGGAGTTGACCATGCCGTTGATGGCGCCGTAGATCAATTTTTTGGTATCCACATCTTCCACGTAGTTCTGCTGGAGAAGATGCAGAACTTCAGAGAAGATGTTGAGCTGCTCATAGGTCTCTGCGGTTGCCTGAACCCTCTTTCCCCTGACAACCCCTACAAAAACAAGGATCATTATAAAAAGTATCCCTGTAATCAAAAATGGCCGCTTCCTCATGTTTTAAACCTCCGTGATTATGGATGTGCAAGCCAGACCATGGGATCCTGAGGCTCTCCGTGGTATCGAATCTCAAAATACAGGGCAGGCCCTTTCAGGGAGCCTGTATCCCCGACTTTTCCTATCTTCTGTCCCTCCTGAACCCTCTCTTTGACCGAGACCATGACCTGAGAAAGATGGGCATAAAGACTATAATACCCATCGCCGTGATCCAGAATAACCATCTGCCCGTACCCCTTGAACCAGTCGGCGAAAAGGACATTCCCGCCATAGACCGCTTTGACATCGGTCCCTTGACCGGCTCCAATTTCTATCCCCTTGGAGAAGATCACTGTACTTTCGTTCTCATTCTTCTGCCTGCCGAAACTCGTCACCACTTCCCCATGGACAGGCCAGGAGAATTTCCCCTTGAACTTCTCAAAATCACCAAAAAAAGACTTTTTCTTCTTGATGAGCGCGTCAACCGTCTCCTGAAGAGACTTGGCCGATTGTTCCAATTCCTGTAAAAGCTCCTGCTGCGCTGTTTTTTCTTCCCGTAATTTTTTAAGCAGGAGACTCCGCTCTTCCCGCTTGGCCAGGATCTCCAGGTTCTTCCCTTTGAACGCGTCCTGCAAGGACCGAATCTTATCTTCCCGGTCCGTCAGTTCCTGCTGTTTTATGCTGAGTTCTTCATAGACCTTTTTATAGCTCCCGATCGTCTCCCTGTCCTTTTGTGCCATGAGCTGCAGATAACGATATCGCTTCAAGAGTTCTGAATAACTTTCGGCGGAGAAGAGGGCTTTAACGTAAGAGTATCCTCCGTATTTATAAATCTGCACCACTTTGAACGAAAGATACGACTGGAATCTTCCCATATCCGACTTGAGACCCTCGACTTCTCCTTTAATCTGTTCCTTACTTTTTTGGATCTTTTTCAGGTGCAGGTCATACGACTCGAGCTGCTCTTCCTTCAGGGCAAGCTTCTGATCCATGTCCTGGAGCTGAGACAGGAGGCCCTTTTCTTTCCTCTCGAAGTCACGAAGGATCTCCTTTTCCCGGTCTATATTTTTTTGAAGTTCCTGGAGTGAATCCTTCTGAACTTTGATCTGTTTTTCGATCTCCTTTTGCGGCGCCGCCTGTGCCGCGCCAGGCAGGAGACAAAGTATCACAGGTAAGGTCCAAAACGCAAAGGCGGAGCATATTCGTTTCAAACCCGGCATCCCTTCTCACTATATTTTCAAGAAACGTCCCAGTGATATCAGGCTTCCAAAAAAACCCAGAAACATCCCGCCCAGTATGATCCAGAGGATCATGGATACCGGCAGAAATGAGACGGTCATGTCCTGCAGGAAGAACATCCCGGCGCTCTGCCTCAACCGGGGGATCCAGAAGTAGTAAATTCCCAAAAGGAGAAGGAGAGAAAACAACGACCCGAGCAGCCCCTGCAGAAGCCCTTCCATCAGAAAGGGCCCTTTGATAAAACCGTTTGTCGCTCCGATCAGTCTCATGACGGCCAGTTCATCCCTCCTTGCATAAACGGTCAGACGGACCGTATTGGCAATGATAAAAATAATGGCCACCCCCAATAAGCCGCCCAAAATAAACCCCAGGAGGCGGAGGATATTCATAAAGGTCAGCAGGCCTCTGGTCCATTCCTGACCGTATTGGACCTCCTGAAGCTCTGAGATATTTCTGATTTTTTCCACCAGATGGTCAACGGCTTCCCGGTTCTGTGCAGCCTTGGAGAGCTTGATCTCAAAAGAGGCGGGCAGAGGGTTCTCATCCAGCCCTCCCAGCAGATAAACCGCATCTTCATGATCGGACTGTAACCTTTTCAGGGCCTCTTCTTTGGAAACATATTCAACTTTTGAAACCTCCGGATTCTCCCAAAGAATTTTTTTCATATCATCCAACCGGCCTGAAGACGTCCCATCCTTGATATACGCGGTAATCTCCACCTGCTGAACCCAGCCGGATGTAATGTGATTCACATTGGAATAGACGATCAGGAAGGCCCCGAAGATCAGGAGCGCGAAGCCGATCGTGACGACGGCCACTACGCTGATGAATTTATTCCGGCGTACGCTTTTTAACCCCTCGTCAACAAAATAGGTCAGATCCGCTAAGAACATGACTGGCGATCCCTTCAAATTGGCAAGTACGGATGAACCTGACTTTTTTCCTTTTCATGTTCATCAAGATTCATCTCCGTAACCGGATGGGTATCTGAAATACATCTCCCGCTCTGCAGCCGGATGACCCGTTTATTCATCCTTTCCACCATATCCGTGTTGTGCGTCGCCATAACGATGGTCGTCCCTCGGTTATGGATTTCCTTGAGCAGGTCCATGATCTCCGCCGCCACGGCTGCATCCAAATTACCGGTCGGCTCATCCGCCAGGAGAATGACCGGATCATTCACCACGGCCCTGGCTACGGCCACCCGCTGCTGTTCTCCTCCGGAGAGATGAAGCGGGTAGCTGTTCATCTTGTGCTGAAGACCCACACGCCTGAGCACGTCCCAGGCTCTTCGCTTGATCTCATATTTCGGCGTTCCGACGACACGCAGGACAAAGGCAATATTGTCATACACGGTCTTGGAACGGATCAGCTTGAAATCCTGAAAGACAACCCCGATGTTCCGCCTGAGATAGGGGATGCTTCCATTTCGAAGGCGCGATAGGTTCCGCCCATTCACCAGAATCTGGCCTTGATCCGCGCGCTCTTCGCAATAGATGAGCTTCAGAAGCGTGGTTTTCCCCGCCCCGCTCGGCCCGGTAAAAAATACAAACTCCCCTTTTCTGATACGAAGGGTGATGCCCTTCAGGGCGCTGAAATTTTTATCGTATTGCTTATCAACATCAAACATCTGGATCATGGGAAGACAACCTCAATGCTGCGGTTCACCTTAACCAAGTCTTTTCCATTTTCGGAAGCAGCTTTATGGCGGCGGAACTATTCGTCGTCATTCGACAGATAATCGAGAATGACCTCATCTAAGCTCTTCCCCGCTTTAGATACTACGGCGGCCGGAGGGGGCGGTTTCTCTTTCCCTTTTTCATGAAACTTTCCGGCCTTCAGATCCTTGATCATCTGTTTGTGCTGCTCCTTCATCAGTTCACGTACGGCGCTGTCCAGACAGTCTGCCTTTAAGATATCCGCATAACTGACCTTCCTTGAGCAGAGAATCTTCCCGGCCTTATATAAAAGCGTTACAATAACCGGGTTCTTCACTCCGTTATCTTCGGTTTGAACGTGAAAATTTTCACCCTTATAGACAAAATCCGTATTATAGCCTGTCAACATAAAGAGCCAACCCATATCTTGACCGGGGGAAACCCATATCCCTTTTCTTCTCAAAAATATAGCACAGTTAACTCAGCCGTTTCAAGACCTAATATCGGCCTCATTTCTTGACGGGAGCCCTTTACTGTGATAAAGAATGGCCAATCAACCGATTTCTTAGAAATCCCCATGTGGATTTGACTGGCAGGCAACGAACATGTCCAGGCTTTTGATCGACGGATATAACCTTTTGTATACAGCATCCTCTGCCGCGCTGAAATCCGAACAAGAGGTCGAAGATCTGATAGAGAGGCTCCGAAGGTACAAAAGGCAGAAAGCCCACACCATCACGGTGATTTTCGACGGCTATGAGCGGGGCATGCCCATCGAACGCAAGGCGCAAATCAAGGGGATCGGTGTGGTCTATTCCAGGCTTGGAGAGAAGGCGGATCAGGTGATCGAACGGCTGGTTGAACAATGCGGAGGATCCTGCATGGTGGTCACATCCGACAGGGCGCTCTCCGATTCGGTAGAAACCCATGGGGCGGTGGTTATGGACTCTGAAGCGTTCATAGAGCGCCTGAACATAGCGGAATATTCCGAGTTCAAAGGCGCTTTCGAAGCAGATGAATCCGAAAAGACTCCCATCCATACCAAAAAAAAAGGAAATCCAAAGAAAAAATCAAAAAAAGAACGGGAGCGGATCAGAAAACTCAATAAATTATAACGGAAATCATAAAGGATGATGATGCCCAGAGAGACGACAATCCTTACGCCGGTCAAGGCAAAGGGTAACAGGATCGACCTCTTTCTTGCCAAATCCAGACCTGAATTAGGTCTTTCCCGTACTCGGATTCAGGAGTTGATCCGGCAAGGTCTCATCACGATCGACGGGAAACCGGTCAAGATCCACCAAAAAATCTCAGGGGAGGAAACCGTACAGATTACGATCCCGGAAATCCGCCCGCTCAATCTGCTCCCATCGGACATCCCCTTCGGCATCCTCTATGAAGATGCCGACCTGATTGTGCTGAATAAACCCTCGGGGATGGTGGTTCACCCGGCCCCAGGCAACAGGGAAGGGACACTCGTCAACGCCCTGCTCTATCACTGCAAGGACCTCTCAGGAATCGGGGGCGTGGAACGTCCCGGCATCGTGCACCGCTTGGACAAGGATACCTCGGGCGTGATGGTCGCAGTAAAAAACGATCGGACACACCATGCTCTTGCGGCGCAGATTAAAGCCCGGAAGATTAAGAAGATCTATGCGGCCGTGGTCCAGGGGGAAATAAAAAAGGACTCTGACTCCATCGTGGCTCCGATCGGCAGGCATGACCGGTTTCGGAAAAAAATGACGGTCCGTTTGATAAAAGGAAGAGAGGCCATCACCTTTTATCAGGTTGAGGAGCGATTTGAAGGATATACACTCGTCCAGGTCCGGTTGAAAACCGGAAGAACCCACCAGATTCGTGTGCATTTTTCTCATGTTCACCATCCGGTTGCCGGTGATCCGGTTTATGGAGGGAAACATTTCCAGAAGATCCACCATCATGGAAGGGAGATGGCCGTCAAACGGCAGATGCTCCATTCCCGTCTGCTGGGCTTCATTCATCCCGGAACTGGAAAATATATGGAGTTCGAAGCGGAGATCCCGCCGGATATGCAGGAGGTTATCGGCTTTCTCAGGGGCCGGGCATAAGCTGCAAGGGCAGGTACAATTTATTGTTTTTGCTATAGTGGAAAAGAAGGGGGCAAGGGGTCCAGTGTTTTTCTTTGAAGATTTTGCTTGTGTTTCAGTATTTCACTTGAATCCTTGACCCCTGGAATCCTTGACCCCTGGAATCCTATACTCTTGAAAAAGGAGGCATGCTTTTTTGGCGCACAAGAAAAAAATACAAGGAAACACCCTCGGGTTAAAACCGAGCCAGATCCAGGCACTGGACAGGATTTACCGGAGGAGAATCCCGCCGGACCGGGTGATCACAGAAGAACTTGCCCGGTACCTCACGGAACTCTCTTATGAGATCGGAAGACAGATCGGCGTCCTCACGGACCGCAAAGGG
This DNA window, taken from Nitrospirae bacterium CG2_30_53_67, encodes the following:
- a CDS encoding 6-phosphofructokinase yields the protein MSETLAIVVGGGPAPGINGVISAAGIEALNQGKTVLGILDGFKWLSKGDTAHVMPISLSHVSRIHLKGGSIIRTSRENPTKSPEKMAHVIRALSELKVRYLVTIGGDDTAYTSSQVEKEAKGKIAVCHVPKTIDNDLPLPPGIPTFGYETARELGTKLVENLMEDAKTAARWYFVIAMGRSAGHLALGMGTGAGATMALIPEELGKTYSLRKVLNILEGAIIKRLSMGKDHGVAVIAEGVAARLDPQEFSFVKDAPRDEHGNIRLAEIPFGTILKDEVTKDLKEMGIKITIVAKDIGYELRCNPPTAFDRQYTRNLGYSAARFLLDGGSGAMILFKDGKTTPIPFADLMDPKTGKTRIRTVDIHSEIYQTARRYMIRLNPDDLKGDALKRLADTAKMSPDEFKKRFGEF
- a CDS encoding cell division ATP-binding protein FtsE; translation: MIQMFDVDKQYDKNFSALKGITLRIRKGEFVFFTGPSGAGKTTLLKLIYCEERADQGQILVNGRNLSRLRNGSIPYLRRNIGVVFQDFKLIRSKTVYDNIAFVLRVVGTPKYEIKRRAWDVLRRVGLQHKMNSYPLHLSGGEQQRVAVARAVVNDPVILLADEPTGNLDAAVAAEIMDLLKEIHNRGTTIVMATHNTDMVERMNKRVIRLQSGRCISDTHPVTEMNLDEHEKEKSQVHPYLPI